From Bosea sp. NBC_00550, the proteins below share one genomic window:
- the yacG gene encoding DNA gyrase inhibitor YacG has protein sequence MTETDTPAPAAKPCPICGKPALALYRPFCSKRCADIDLGRWLKGSYVIPGEPVEEAEETPAPRDGDD, from the coding sequence ATGACTGAAACCGACACGCCTGCGCCGGCCGCGAAGCCTTGTCCGATCTGCGGGAAACCAGCGCTCGCCCTTTATCGGCCGTTCTGCTCGAAGCGCTGCGCCGACATCGACCTCGGCCGCTGGCTGAAGGGCAGCTATGTGATTCCGGGCGAGCCGGTCGAGGAAGCCGAGGAAACGCCGGCGCCACGCGATGGCGACGACTGA
- a CDS encoding SDR family oxidoreductase: protein MAKATAKTGTTKRVAAAVQQQRQIQKQVAQAERARPKQKTEAMQAGARAYPVPPFRKQHQAKPGSEAQLDPAPMYDAPFYKGSGKLEGQVALITGGDSGIGRAVAVLFAREGADVAILHLDETLDAAATVEAIVSEGRKAIAIKGDVRDPAFCRKATKEVVKRLGKLDILVNNAAFQVHAANFEDLTEEHFDTTMKTNLYGYFHMAKAAVEHLPHGGAIVNTGSVTGLDGSKDLIDYATTKGGIHAFTRSLAAHLVSRGIRVNAVAPGPVWSPLNPTDKTAEDVAQFGAKVPMKRPAQPEEIAPAYVFLASRQCSSYITGEVLPIIGGY, encoded by the coding sequence ATGGCGAAGGCAACGGCCAAAACCGGGACGACCAAACGGGTTGCAGCAGCCGTCCAGCAACAGCGGCAAATCCAGAAGCAGGTCGCGCAGGCCGAACGCGCGCGGCCGAAGCAAAAGACCGAGGCGATGCAGGCCGGCGCCCGCGCCTATCCCGTTCCGCCGTTCAGGAAACAGCATCAGGCCAAGCCGGGCAGCGAAGCGCAGCTCGACCCGGCGCCGATGTACGACGCCCCGTTCTACAAGGGCTCGGGCAAGCTCGAAGGCCAGGTCGCGCTCATCACCGGTGGCGACTCGGGTATCGGGCGCGCTGTCGCCGTGCTGTTCGCGCGCGAGGGTGCGGATGTCGCGATCCTGCATCTCGACGAGACGCTGGATGCCGCCGCGACGGTCGAAGCTATCGTTTCAGAGGGGCGCAAAGCGATCGCGATCAAGGGCGACGTCCGTGATCCCGCCTTCTGCCGAAAGGCGACCAAGGAAGTGGTCAAGCGATTGGGCAAGCTCGACATCCTCGTCAACAACGCGGCTTTCCAGGTTCATGCCGCCAATTTCGAAGATCTCACGGAAGAGCATTTCGACACGACGATGAAGACCAATCTCTATGGCTACTTCCACATGGCCAAGGCCGCGGTGGAGCACCTGCCGCATGGCGGCGCGATCGTGAACACGGGTTCCGTCACCGGGCTCGACGGCAGCAAGGACCTGATCGACTACGCCACGACAAAGGGCGGCATCCATGCCTTCACGCGTTCGCTTGCGGCGCATCTGGTATCGCGTGGCATCAGGGTCAATGCGGTGGCGCCCGGGCCGGTATGGAGCCCGCTCAACCCCACGGACAAGACGGCGGAGGACGTCGCCCAGTTCGGCGCCAAGGTCCCGATGAAGCGGCCGGCCCAGCCGGAGGAGATCGCTCCGGCCTATGTCTTCCTCGCCTCGCGCCAGTGCTCCAGCTACATCACCGGCGAGGTGCTGCCGATCATCGGCGGGTACTGA
- a CDS encoding SDR family NAD(P)-dependent oxidoreductase has translation MTGRLRGKVAIVAGAGSIGPGWGNGKATATIFAREGAKVICADINRDAAEETAAIIQNEGGQAFAVQADVTRADQVADLVGRALGRYGRIDILDNNVGIAEVGSVVDLPEEVWDRVFKVNLTGAFLAMKHVIPVMQRQFEETGEGGSIINISSIASIRHTGVPYASYSATKAALNQLTRTTAAQFAPQMVRVNAILPGLMKTPMVEHSAGLAQAYGDGDVEAMWAARAAQVPMGHMGEAWDVANAALFLASDEARYVTGIELIVDGGITLKYD, from the coding sequence ATGACCGGACGTCTGAGAGGCAAGGTCGCGATCGTGGCCGGGGCGGGGTCGATCGGCCCGGGCTGGGGCAACGGCAAGGCGACCGCCACGATCTTCGCCCGCGAGGGCGCGAAGGTGATCTGCGCCGACATCAACCGCGACGCCGCCGAGGAAACCGCCGCCATCATCCAGAATGAAGGCGGGCAGGCTTTTGCCGTCCAGGCCGACGTCACCAGAGCCGATCAGGTGGCCGATCTCGTCGGCCGCGCGCTCGGCCGCTACGGCCGCATCGACATACTCGACAACAATGTCGGCATCGCCGAGGTCGGCAGCGTCGTCGATCTGCCGGAGGAGGTCTGGGACCGCGTCTTCAAGGTCAACCTCACCGGCGCATTCCTGGCCATGAAGCACGTCATCCCGGTGATGCAGCGCCAGTTCGAGGAGACGGGCGAGGGCGGCTCGATCATCAACATCTCGTCGATCGCCTCGATCCGCCATACCGGCGTGCCCTATGCCAGCTATTCGGCGACCAAAGCGGCGCTGAACCAGCTGACCCGCACGACAGCGGCACAGTTCGCGCCGCAGATGGTCCGCGTGAACGCGATTCTGCCTGGGCTGATGAAGACCCCGATGGTCGAGCATTCGGCCGGCCTCGCGCAGGCCTATGGCGATGGGGATGTCGAGGCGATGTGGGCGGCGCGCGCGGCGCAGGTGCCGATGGGGCACATGGGCGAGGCCTGGGATGTGGCCAATGCCGCCCTCTTCCTTGCCAGCGATGAAGCGCGCTATGTCACCGGCATCGAGCTCATCGTCGATGGAGGCATCACGCTCAAATATGACTGA
- a CDS encoding phosphatidylserine decarboxylase, with protein MCARRADSLTETRLMSLVDSVRKVIVPIHKEGYVFIAIGLVATIVLANLWSPFGWIGAIITVWICYFFRDPVRVTPQREGLVISPADGRISQIASALPPPELELPAEPMTRVSIFMNVFDCHVNRAPVPGRIAKIAYTPGLFLNAELDKASDDNERNALAIETSSGIVGVVQIAGLIARRIVPFVKQGDTLATGERFGLIRFGSRVDVYLPAHVVPLVGEGQTAIAGETVLADMSGNEPVARSFRDI; from the coding sequence ATGTGCGCCCGGCGCGCCGACAGCCTAACGGAAACCCGCCTCATGTCCCTCGTCGATTCCGTCCGCAAGGTGATCGTGCCCATCCACAAGGAGGGCTATGTCTTCATCGCCATCGGGCTGGTCGCGACCATCGTGCTCGCCAATCTCTGGTCGCCCTTCGGCTGGATCGGCGCGATCATAACGGTCTGGATCTGCTATTTCTTCCGCGACCCCGTCCGGGTCACGCCCCAGCGCGAAGGTCTCGTGATCTCCCCGGCCGATGGCCGGATCAGCCAGATCGCATCGGCCCTGCCGCCGCCGGAGCTCGAATTGCCGGCCGAGCCGATGACCCGCGTCTCGATCTTCATGAATGTCTTCGACTGCCATGTGAACCGCGCGCCGGTTCCGGGCCGTATCGCCAAGATCGCCTATACGCCGGGCCTGTTCCTCAATGCCGAGCTCGACAAGGCGAGTGACGACAACGAGCGCAACGCGCTGGCGATCGAGACCTCCTCAGGCATCGTCGGCGTCGTGCAGATCGCCGGTCTGATCGCCCGCCGCATCGTCCCGTTCGTCAAGCAGGGCGACACGTTGGCGACCGGCGAGCGCTTCGGCCTCATCCGCTTCGGCTCGCGCGTCGACGTCTATCTGCCGGCGCATGTCGTGCCGCTGGTCGGCGAAGGCCAGACCGCGATCGCCGGGGAGACGGTGCTGGCCGACATGAGCGGCAACGAGCCGGTCGCGCGCAGCTTCCGCGATATCTGA
- a CDS encoding CDP-alcohol phosphatidyltransferase family protein, with protein sequence MSDLFPPFEPERVESRRARFKPIPFRLLAPNVVTLLALCLGLTAMRLVVEGKLETATICILIAAALDGVDGRLARMLKGTSRFGAELDSLSDFVNFGVATGYVLWIFVLHDLKSFGWIIVLTLACAMALRLARFNVMIDDPDRPDWQKNFFVGMPAPAGAITAMLPVYLQAIGVPVQDYGAPFVGIYILFIAFLTISRIPCYAGKTLGTRVPRDRVLPIFVAVVIVAGLLFAYPFEVLSLVVVAYLALIPLSVARYRKLEREHSLPAPVAGAAEPAPQDTV encoded by the coding sequence ATGAGCGATCTGTTTCCCCCTTTCGAACCCGAGCGCGTCGAGTCCCGGCGCGCCCGCTTCAAGCCGATCCCGTTCCGGCTGCTGGCGCCGAACGTCGTCACGTTGCTAGCGCTCTGCCTCGGGCTCACGGCGATGCGCCTTGTGGTCGAAGGCAAGCTCGAGACCGCGACGATCTGCATCCTGATCGCTGCGGCCCTGGACGGCGTCGACGGCCGCCTGGCCCGCATGCTCAAGGGCACCTCGCGCTTCGGCGCCGAGCTCGATTCGCTCTCCGATTTCGTCAATTTCGGCGTCGCCACCGGCTATGTGCTGTGGATTTTCGTCCTGCACGACCTGAAGTCGTTCGGCTGGATCATCGTGCTGACGCTCGCTTGCGCCATGGCGCTCAGGCTCGCGCGCTTCAACGTCATGATCGACGACCCGGACCGGCCGGACTGGCAGAAGAACTTTTTCGTCGGGATGCCGGCGCCCGCGGGTGCGATCACGGCGATGCTGCCGGTCTATCTGCAGGCGATCGGCGTGCCGGTTCAGGACTATGGCGCGCCCTTCGTCGGCATCTACATCCTGTTCATCGCCTTCCTGACGATCTCGCGCATCCCCTGCTATGCCGGCAAGACGCTCGGCACCCGCGTCCCGCGCGACCGGGTCCTGCCGATCTTCGTCGCAGTGGTGATCGTGGCGGGGCTGCTCTTCGCCTATCCCTTCGAGGTGCTGTCCCTCGTGGTCGTGGCCTATCTCGCGCTCATCCCGTTGAGCGTTGCGCGCTATCGCAAGCTAGAGCGCGAACACAGCCTGCCGGCGCCTGTTGCCGGGGCCGCCGAGCCTGCACCGCAAGATACGGTCTGA
- a CDS encoding Maf-like protein, producing the protein MLVLASASPRRLALLEQAGLKPDALLPADLDETPHKGERPRDLARRLAREKAEAAREGAKARADLEGCYIVAADTVVAVGRRILPKAEIVDEAAACLRLLSGRAHRVYTGVALVTPSGAIRDRIVETRLRFKRLSTEDIENYLASGEWRGKAGGYAVQGIAGSFVIKLVGSYTGVVGLPLYETVNLLGGEGFPIRFGWMNAA; encoded by the coding sequence ATGCTGGTGCTGGCCTCGGCTTCGCCGCGCCGTCTTGCCTTGCTCGAGCAAGCGGGCCTGAAGCCGGATGCGCTGCTGCCGGCCGATCTCGACGAGACGCCGCATAAGGGCGAGCGGCCGCGCGATCTCGCCCGCCGCCTGGCCCGCGAGAAGGCGGAAGCTGCGCGCGAGGGCGCCAAGGCGCGGGCCGATCTCGAGGGTTGCTACATCGTCGCCGCCGATACGGTGGTCGCCGTCGGCCGGCGCATCCTGCCCAAGGCCGAGATCGTCGACGAAGCCGCCGCCTGCCTGCGCCTGCTCTCGGGCCGGGCGCACCGCGTCTACACCGGCGTGGCGCTGGTGACGCCGTCGGGCGCGATCCGGGATCGGATCGTCGAGACGCGGCTGCGTTTCAAGCGCCTCTCCACCGAGGATATCGAGAACTACCTCGCCTCGGGCGAATGGCGCGGCAAGGCGGGCGGTTACGCCGTCCAGGGCATCGCCGGCTCCTTCGTGATCAAGCTGGTGGGCTCCTACACCGGCGTCGTCGGCCTGCCGCTTTACGAGACGGTCAATCTGCTCGGCGGCGAGGGCTTCCCGATCCGCTTCGGCTGGATGAACGCAGCCTGA